One segment of Macrotis lagotis isolate mMagLag1 chromosome 1, bilby.v1.9.chrom.fasta, whole genome shotgun sequence DNA contains the following:
- the LOC141516588 gene encoding small ribosomal subunit protein uS12-like yields MGKFCGLRTARKLHSHRRDQKWHDKQYKKAYLGTALKTNPFGGASYAKGIVLEKVGVEAKQLNSAIRKCVRVQLIKNGKKITAFVPNDGCLNFIEENDEVLVAGFGRKGHAVGDIPGVCFKVVKVANVSLLALYEGKKERPRS; encoded by the coding sequence ATGGGCAAGTTCTGTGGTCTTCGTACTGCTAGGAAGCTCCACAGCCACAGGAGAGACCAAAAGTGGCATGACAAACAATATAAGAAAGCATATTTGGGCACTGCCTTGAAGACCAACCCATTTGGAGGAGCATCTTATGCCAAAGGGATTGTCTTGGAAAAAGTTGGTGTAGAAGCCAAGCAGCTCAATTCTGCCATCAGGAAGTGTGTGAGAGTCCAGTTGATTAAGAATGGCAAAAAAATCACTGCCTTTGTTCCCAATGATGGCTGCTTgaattttattgaagaaaatgatgaagtttTGGTTGCTGGATTTGGTCGAAAAGGCCATGCTGTTGGTGATATTCCTGGAGTCTGCTTCAAGGTTGTAAAAGTTGCAAATGTTTCTCTTCTGGCCTTGTACGAAGGCAAGAAAGAAAGACCAAGATCATAA